A single genomic interval of Chryseobacterium paludis harbors:
- a CDS encoding pyrophosphohydrolase domain-containing protein, with product MDKIDSLNQVAEFHTTFKAPILETPQIPSQERCSLRVELLQEELNELKQAIADNDIVEIADALCDLQYVLSGAVLEFGLGSKFVELFNEVQRSNMSKACDNEEQANETVEFYKEKGVESFYEKSGEKFNVYRQADHKVLKNKYYSPADLKTIIDK from the coding sequence ATGGATAAAATTGATAGTCTGAACCAAGTAGCAGAATTCCATACTACTTTTAAAGCCCCTATTTTAGAAACCCCACAAATCCCTTCTCAGGAAAGATGCAGTCTTAGAGTTGAACTTTTACAAGAGGAATTAAATGAATTAAAACAAGCTATTGCAGATAATGATATCGTAGAAATTGCTGATGCTTTGTGTGATCTGCAATATGTTTTGAGTGGTGCTGTTCTGGAATTTGGACTTGGCAGTAAATTTGTAGAGCTATTCAACGAAGTTCAGCGCTCTAATATGTCAAAAGCTTGCGACAATGAAGAACAGGCAAATGAAACAGTTGAGTTTTATAAAGAAAAAGGAGTAGAATCTTTTTATGAAAAGTCAGGAGAAAAATTCAATGTTTACAGACAGGCGGATCATAAGGTATTAAAAAATAAATACTACTCTCCTGCTGATTTAAAAACGATCATCGACAAATAA
- a CDS encoding glycohydrolase toxin TNT-related protein, giving the protein MKHLFKYIFFLAIAFFSIACSSDRDDEIDNTNGVTHVFYKNADEFALTYDTAGLVNQTIRNQAFDLYKQGKWSELEALFKANNLNGGWPPANGGYNIVDDVSFQAGQKFDRYSGAINYNGTGIPTLGGSFTSPIVNGYVYTFSQRALNQPENAYDFYYEIDVLNNSLPFKSQTADVIPWFNQIGGGKQTMWKIPIDPATGYQKTWNKLAAEGYVKITIKKSPSGHYNNLVGTVIQQ; this is encoded by the coding sequence ATGAAACATTTATTTAAGTACATCTTCTTCTTAGCTATTGCATTTTTTTCAATTGCCTGTAGTTCTGACAGAGATGATGAAATCGACAACACAAATGGAGTCACACATGTGTTCTACAAAAATGCTGATGAATTTGCTTTAACATATGATACAGCTGGGCTTGTTAATCAGACGATTAGAAATCAGGCATTTGATTTATACAAGCAAGGTAAATGGAGCGAACTGGAAGCATTATTTAAAGCCAATAATTTAAATGGTGGATGGCCACCTGCAAATGGAGGATACAATATCGTAGATGATGTTTCTTTTCAGGCTGGACAGAAATTTGACAGATACAGCGGAGCTATTAATTATAACGGAACTGGAATTCCAACTTTAGGGGGAAGTTTTACAAGTCCCATAGTAAATGGATATGTTTACACCTTCTCACAAAGAGCATTAAATCAACCTGAAAATGCTTATGATTTTTATTATGAGATCGATGTTTTAAATAATTCATTACCTTTCAAATCTCAAACAGCAGATGTCATTCCTTGGTTCAATCAAATAGGTGGCGGTAAGCAAACGATGTGGAAAATTCCTATAGATCCTGCTACCGGTTATCAGAAAACATGGAATAAATTAGCTGCAGAAGGATATGTGAAAATCACTATTAAAAAGAGTCCAAGTGGTCACTATAATAACTTAGTAGGGACGGTTATTCAGCAATAA
- a CDS encoding reprolysin-like metallopeptidase, with protein MKKQLTLIGVLFMTGISFAQTDRLWSQSSQKASTNVFENKTSISDPKVYTLDINGLKNVLSRAPKRLSVGEKSEIIVSFPNSEGKMENFKVRENSNFDPQLAARYPDIKSYVGEGLGDSNSTVYFSISSLGLSSMEIYGDKSAVFIEPYTKDLSTYVVYKKSDKKDDLNKFECTVIDVAQKGIDNTNLAARPNADDAKLRTFRLALSCTGEYTTYFGGTKANALAAMNNTMTRVNGVFEKDFAARMVLISNNDAVIYTNASTDPYSAASGMSSWNSQLQSTLTSVIGEANYDIGHLFGATGGGGNAGCIGCVCTNGSKGSGYTSPADAIPSGDNFDIDYVAHEMGHQFGGNHTFSMSNEGTGANMEPGSGSTIMGYAGITAQDIQPHSDAFFHAISIQQITNNIKAKTCPVSTATGNSIPTANAGSDYTIPKGTPFMLTGTGTDANGDSLTYVWEQMDNASSSQTGASSAASATKASGPTFRSWTPTTSPTRYFPRMASVLTGATTTAGSEITVEALSNVARALNFRFTVRDNRAGGSGNNSDDAVITVNATAGPFSVSSQNSATTYTGGTSQTVTWNVAGTTANGVNAANVDILWSTDSGNTWTTLLAGTPNDGTQAVTIPNASTTTGRIMVKGSGHIFFDVNNANITVNAGSGGTDVIAPTAPTLAASGTTSTTTNLSWSGATDNVGVTGYDVYQGGSLIGSTATTSYTVTSLSPTTTYSFTVKAKDAAGNTSVSSNSVSVTTLGGGTVTYCSASANNTADERIGNVKFGTINNSSTGTAGYENFTSVSTNVTRGSAYTVSITPVWTSTVYSEAYAVYIDYNQDGDFTDSGELAWTKSGSTTTPVTGSITIPASATLGATRMRVMMQYSSIPSSSCGTYTYGQVEDYTLNIGSSGRGDKLNTQELLTEVKLYPNPVRDILNISNTTSEEYKIFDMGGKLINSGKLEKGTVNVSHLIKGAYMIQIGEIAKRFIKN; from the coding sequence ATGAAAAAACAATTAACTCTGATCGGAGTGCTTTTTATGACGGGCATTTCTTTCGCGCAGACTGATCGTCTCTGGTCTCAAAGCTCACAAAAAGCATCTACAAATGTTTTTGAGAACAAAACCAGCATTAGTGATCCCAAAGTTTACACTCTGGATATTAATGGCTTAAAGAATGTACTTTCAAGAGCTCCTAAAAGACTGTCAGTTGGAGAGAAATCAGAAATCATCGTTTCCTTCCCTAATTCTGAAGGAAAGATGGAAAACTTTAAAGTAAGAGAAAACTCAAACTTTGATCCTCAACTGGCAGCCAGATACCCGGATATCAAATCGTATGTTGGTGAAGGTTTAGGAGATTCTAATTCCACTGTCTATTTCAGTATTTCTTCATTAGGGCTTTCTTCTATGGAAATCTACGGTGATAAATCAGCTGTTTTCATTGAACCCTACACAAAAGATCTATCCACTTATGTTGTTTACAAAAAATCAGACAAAAAAGATGATCTCAACAAATTTGAATGTACTGTAATTGATGTTGCTCAAAAAGGGATTGACAACACCAATCTTGCAGCCAGACCAAATGCGGATGATGCAAAATTAAGAACCTTCAGACTGGCTCTTTCCTGTACAGGAGAATACACCACTTATTTCGGCGGTACAAAAGCCAATGCTTTAGCAGCAATGAATAACACAATGACCCGTGTAAACGGTGTCTTTGAGAAGGATTTTGCAGCAAGAATGGTTCTTATCTCTAATAATGATGCTGTAATTTATACCAATGCTTCCACTGACCCATATTCTGCAGCATCCGGAATGAGCAGCTGGAACTCACAACTTCAAAGTACTTTAACTTCCGTGATTGGTGAAGCTAATTACGATATTGGCCACTTATTCGGTGCTACCGGAGGTGGAGGAAATGCCGGCTGTATTGGCTGTGTATGTACAAATGGATCTAAAGGAAGTGGGTACACCTCTCCTGCAGATGCAATCCCTTCTGGAGACAACTTCGATATTGATTATGTAGCTCACGAAATGGGGCATCAGTTTGGAGGAAACCATACATTCTCTATGAGTAATGAAGGAACAGGTGCCAATATGGAACCTGGATCAGGATCAACTATTATGGGATATGCAGGAATTACTGCCCAGGATATCCAACCCCATTCCGATGCTTTTTTTCATGCGATAAGCATCCAACAGATTACCAATAATATCAAAGCTAAAACCTGTCCGGTAAGTACTGCAACAGGAAATTCAATTCCAACAGCAAACGCAGGTTCAGACTATACTATTCCTAAAGGCACACCATTTATGCTGACAGGAACGGGTACTGATGCAAATGGTGATTCTTTAACGTATGTTTGGGAGCAAATGGATAATGCATCCTCCTCTCAAACAGGAGCCAGCTCTGCAGCAAGTGCAACAAAAGCTTCAGGTCCTACATTCAGATCATGGACTCCAACTACTTCGCCAACAAGATATTTCCCTAGAATGGCTTCTGTATTAACTGGTGCTACCACAACGGCAGGATCAGAAATTACAGTTGAAGCATTATCTAATGTAGCCAGAGCTCTGAACTTCAGATTTACGGTTCGTGATAACAGAGCTGGTGGTTCAGGAAATAATTCTGACGACGCTGTGATCACAGTAAACGCTACTGCAGGACCATTCAGTGTTTCTTCACAAAATTCAGCAACAACATATACGGGTGGAACTTCTCAAACGGTAACATGGAATGTTGCAGGAACTACTGCCAATGGAGTGAATGCTGCTAATGTAGATATCCTTTGGTCAACTGATAGTGGGAATACATGGACTACCCTATTAGCCGGAACTCCAAATGATGGTACTCAAGCGGTGACTATACCAAATGCTTCTACAACAACTGGAAGAATTATGGTTAAAGGTTCCGGTCACATCTTCTTTGATGTAAATAATGCCAACATTACTGTAAACGCTGGATCTGGAGGAACAGATGTTATAGCTCCTACAGCACCTACCCTTGCAGCTTCTGGAACGACTTCTACAACTACCAATCTTTCATGGAGCGGAGCTACAGATAATGTAGGAGTTACAGGTTATGATGTATATCAGGGAGGCTCATTAATTGGCTCTACTGCTACTACTTCGTATACAGTAACAAGTTTAAGTCCAACCACTACTTACAGCTTTACAGTTAAAGCAAAAGATGCGGCAGGAAACACTTCTGTATCTAGCAATTCTGTAAGTGTAACTACTCTTGGAGGAGGTACTGTAACCTATTGCTCTGCATCTGCAAATAATACGGCTGATGAAAGAATCGGAAACGTAAAATTCGGAACCATTAATAACAGCTCTACAGGAACTGCAGGATACGAAAACTTCACTTCTGTTTCTACCAATGTAACAAGAGGAAGTGCTTATACAGTTTCTATAACTCCAGTATGGACTTCGACAGTTTACAGTGAAGCATACGCGGTGTATATCGACTATAATCAAGATGGTGACTTTACTGATAGCGGAGAGCTAGCCTGGACAAAATCAGGATCTACTACAACGCCGGTAACAGGAAGTATTACAATTCCGGCTTCAGCAACTTTAGGAGCAACAAGAATGAGAGTAATGATGCAATATAGCTCTATTCCATCATCATCTTGTGGAACTTACACCTATGGACAGGTTGAAGATTATACTCTAAATATTGGTTCTTCAGGAAGAGGAGATAAGCTTAATACTCAGGAATTATTGACTGAAGTTAAATTATATCCTAATCCGGTAAGAGATATTTTAAATATCTCAAATACAACATCAGAAGAATATAAGATCTTCGATATGGGTGGAAAACTAATCAATTCAGGAAAACTTGAAAAAGGTACTGTAAATGTGAGTCATCTTATAAAAGGTGCTTACATGATTCAGATTGGCGAAATCGCTAAGAGATTTATTAAAAATTAA
- a CDS encoding DinB family protein: MIKQALLGEFLHEAENSRRILKAIPDSALDWKPSEKNWTTAQLASHIAEIYNWYGYTFNQDVFDMGVYQYDKGDISKAENIVAKFEDNVAKAQQVLENWDEKTYLNEWKMEMHGKIFFPPTPKVQVIRGFLFNHLYHHRGELVVYLRSTGNKIPGIYGPTADDRI, translated from the coding sequence ATGATTAAACAAGCCCTTTTAGGTGAGTTTTTACATGAAGCAGAAAATAGCAGAAGAATTTTAAAAGCCATTCCTGACAGTGCTCTGGATTGGAAACCTTCAGAAAAAAACTGGACCACAGCCCAATTAGCGTCCCATATAGCAGAAATATACAACTGGTATGGATATACATTCAATCAGGACGTTTTTGACATGGGAGTGTATCAGTATGATAAAGGAGATATTTCCAAAGCCGAAAATATTGTCGCTAAGTTTGAAGACAACGTTGCCAAAGCTCAACAAGTTTTAGAAAACTGGGATGAAAAGACTTATCTTAATGAATGGAAAATGGAAATGCACGGAAAAATATTCTTCCCGCCTACTCCAAAAGTTCAGGTAATTAGAGGTTTTCTGTTTAATCATTTGTACCATCATAGAGGTGAATTGGTTGTCTATTTAAGATCAACGGGAAATAAAATTCCCGGAATATACGGACCCACAGCAGACGATAGAATATAA
- a CDS encoding acyl-CoA dehydrogenase family protein encodes MNTEIIENIKMIAETAKEFAEKNIRPNIMEWDESQTFPKDLFHQLGEMGFMGIVVPEQYGGSGLGYHEYVAILDEISQVDPSIGLSVAAHNSLCTNHIYEFGNEEQRHRWLPQLASGKVLGAWGLTEHNTGSDSGGMSTTAVKDGDEWIINGAKNFITHAISGDIAVVMTRTGEIGAKNNSTAFVLEKGMPGFTSGKKENKLGMRASETAELIFDNVRVPDSHRLGEVGEGFKQAMKILDGGRISIAALSLGTARGAYKAALKYAKERHQFGKSIASFQAINFMLADMATEIDAAELLIQRAATLKNAKQKMTKEGAMAKLYASEACVRIANNAVQIFGGYGYTKDFPAEKYYRDSKLCTIGEGTSEIQRLVIGRDITQ; translated from the coding sequence ATGAATACAGAGATTATTGAGAACATTAAAATGATAGCAGAAACAGCGAAGGAATTTGCTGAAAAAAATATCAGACCCAATATTATGGAGTGGGATGAGAGCCAGACTTTTCCAAAAGATTTATTTCATCAGTTAGGAGAAATGGGCTTTATGGGAATTGTTGTTCCTGAGCAGTACGGAGGTTCTGGGTTAGGTTATCATGAATATGTTGCTATCCTGGATGAGATTTCTCAAGTAGATCCTTCTATCGGACTTTCTGTAGCAGCACACAATTCTCTTTGTACCAATCATATTTATGAATTCGGGAATGAGGAGCAGAGACATAGATGGTTGCCTCAGTTAGCAAGCGGAAAAGTACTTGGGGCTTGGGGATTAACAGAACATAATACAGGTTCAGATTCAGGAGGGATGTCTACAACTGCTGTGAAAGATGGTGATGAATGGATCATTAATGGAGCTAAAAACTTTATTACTCATGCTATTTCAGGAGATATTGCCGTAGTAATGACAAGAACAGGAGAAATTGGAGCTAAGAATAACTCTACTGCTTTTGTTTTAGAAAAAGGAATGCCAGGTTTTACTTCGGGAAAAAAAGAAAACAAACTGGGAATGCGTGCTTCCGAAACAGCAGAACTAATCTTTGATAATGTTCGTGTACCGGATTCTCATCGTTTAGGAGAAGTTGGAGAAGGATTTAAGCAAGCTATGAAAATTCTTGATGGAGGAAGAATTTCTATCGCTGCTTTAAGTTTAGGAACTGCAAGAGGTGCTTATAAAGCAGCTTTAAAATATGCTAAAGAAAGACATCAGTTTGGAAAATCAATTGCTAGTTTCCAGGCTATCAACTTTATGCTTGCTGATATGGCAACTGAAATTGATGCTGCAGAACTTCTTATTCAAAGAGCTGCAACATTGAAGAATGCAAAGCAAAAAATGACAAAAGAAGGTGCTATGGCAAAACTATATGCATCTGAAGCTTGTGTGAGAATTGCTAATAATGCGGTTCAGATCTTTGGAGGTTACGGATATACGAAAGACTTCCCAGCTGAAAAGTATTACAGAGACTCTAAACTTTGTACCATCGGAGAAGGAACTTCTGAGATCCAGAGATTAGTAATAGGAAGAGATATTACCCAATAA
- a CDS encoding endonuclease, with the protein MKKLLFPVILFSSFIFAQAPAGYYDGTTGLTGYALKSKLHDIISAKNISWHYGDLTNYYNQTDLDVYYDHDASNTTLLLDMYSEIPTGPDAYEYTTANLIGSSSAEGLGWNREHMMPQSTFYSNYPMYSDLFYVVPTDARINQLRSNYPYGISMTTPSNVFYTFTNSSKIGKSAIPNYVYTGRVYEPIDEFKGDVARSLLYFAVRYEGKLGAFNFNNNSNPASDTNPLNGTEEKAFDDAYIAMLLQWHTQDPVSQREIDRNNAVYAIQKNRNPFIDHPQWVNAIWNQTPDNVAPQAPSDFNATQISTYFTTLSWLPSSSSDVIGYKIYQNGTLVASTKSTSISIDHLLPSTNYSFTVKAYDNGYLLSPDSNVISVNTLASDVYAKDLFISKYLEGTSDNKAIEITNRTGHPVNLSDYRLSIQFSSTNNYYFPAPYELEGIIQDNEAFVLLNPNANFSCYTNDEAKFVTAAPQMTYSGSQYLELRYKSATVDAIGIKSQSNFSVLGNVSLYRKASINQPTNSFNINEWDIHSSNYCEDLGTLSASPDIRFVENDTFKIYPNPVQDRIFVSGKTENIKIAQIIDWSGRSIITEKLPFKNKTNISVQNLQPGIYLLKLDDKTYKLIKK; encoded by the coding sequence ATGAAAAAACTTTTATTTCCTGTCATTTTATTTTCGTCTTTTATTTTCGCACAAGCTCCTGCTGGATATTATGACGGAACAACCGGGCTTACGGGTTACGCTCTAAAGTCGAAACTGCATGATATTATTTCAGCAAAGAATATCAGTTGGCATTATGGTGATCTTACCAATTATTATAATCAGACTGATCTGGATGTATATTATGATCATGACGCAAGCAATACCACTTTGTTATTGGATATGTACTCTGAAATCCCGACAGGCCCTGATGCTTACGAGTATACAACAGCTAATTTAATAGGAAGTTCATCTGCTGAAGGACTAGGGTGGAATCGGGAGCATATGATGCCTCAAAGTACTTTTTACAGCAACTATCCAATGTATTCCGATCTGTTTTATGTTGTTCCTACTGATGCGAGAATCAATCAGTTAAGAAGTAATTATCCTTACGGGATTTCTATGACCACACCTTCTAATGTATTTTATACATTTACCAATTCCTCAAAGATTGGAAAAAGTGCCATTCCTAATTATGTATATACAGGTCGTGTTTATGAACCTATTGATGAGTTTAAAGGAGATGTAGCCAGAAGTCTATTGTATTTTGCTGTCCGATATGAAGGGAAATTAGGTGCTTTTAACTTTAATAATAATTCAAATCCAGCCTCGGACACCAATCCTTTAAATGGTACTGAGGAAAAGGCTTTTGACGATGCTTATATTGCAATGTTGCTTCAATGGCATACACAAGATCCTGTTTCCCAAAGAGAAATTGACAGAAATAATGCGGTGTATGCAATCCAGAAGAATAGAAATCCATTTATAGATCATCCACAATGGGTAAATGCTATTTGGAATCAAACCCCGGATAATGTTGCTCCTCAGGCTCCATCTGATTTTAACGCAACTCAGATAAGTACTTATTTTACAACGCTAAGTTGGCTGCCAAGTTCAAGCTCAGATGTTATTGGATATAAAATCTATCAAAATGGAACACTGGTCGCTTCTACAAAAAGTACTTCTATAAGCATTGATCATCTTTTACCTTCTACAAATTATTCTTTTACCGTAAAGGCATACGATAATGGGTACTTACTTTCGCCGGATAGTAATGTGATTTCTGTAAATACACTTGCCTCTGATGTCTATGCAAAAGACCTTTTTATCTCTAAATATTTAGAAGGAACATCAGATAATAAAGCAATAGAAATTACAAACAGAACCGGACATCCGGTTAATTTAAGTGATTATAGGTTGTCAATTCAGTTTTCGAGCACAAACAATTATTACTTTCCAGCACCTTACGAATTGGAAGGGATTATTCAAGATAATGAAGCCTTTGTCTTGTTAAATCCAAATGCTAATTTTTCATGCTATACAAATGACGAAGCTAAATTTGTTACAGCAGCTCCTCAAATGACCTATTCTGGAAGTCAATACCTTGAATTGCGATATAAGTCAGCAACAGTTGATGCCATCGGAATAAAATCTCAATCTAATTTTTCAGTGCTGGGTAATGTCTCTTTATATAGAAAAGCAAGTATTAATCAACCAACAAATTCTTTTAATATTAATGAATGGGATATTCATTCCAGTAATTATTGTGAGGATCTGGGAACTTTGTCTGCATCACCTGATATTCGTTTTGTTGAAAATGATACATTCAAAATCTATCCAAACCCTGTACAGGATCGTATTTTTGTAAGTGGAAAAACAGAAAATATAAAAATAGCTCAAATCATAGATTGGTCAGGAAGAAGCATTATTACTGAAAAGCTGCCATTTAAAAACAAGACCAATATTTCAGTACAAAATCTACAGCCAGGAATATATTTGTTGAAGTTAGATGACAAAACATATAAGCTTATTAAGAAATAA
- a CDS encoding SatD family protein — protein MIAVITGDIINSQHADTEVWITKLKNLLENWGSSPLTWEIYRGDEFQFKCTIDEVFWRFLAIKSIIKSQENLDVRMAIGIGEENFSSEKITESNGTAYVHSGRLLNGLKSDGDTVAIKTSNEAVDRDLNMLLKWSSKDFDNWTMATAEIIHEMIMNQDITQEDLAKKFAISQSSVSQRLKRANYDLIIETNQYFRKKISEL, from the coding sequence ATGATAGCGGTCATTACCGGTGATATTATAAATTCGCAACATGCAGACACAGAAGTTTGGATCACCAAACTAAAGAATCTCCTGGAGAATTGGGGAAGCTCACCCCTAACATGGGAAATTTACAGAGGTGACGAATTCCAATTCAAATGTACTATCGATGAAGTTTTCTGGCGTTTTCTTGCCATAAAATCTATTATAAAAAGTCAGGAAAATTTAGATGTAAGAATGGCCATCGGTATCGGTGAAGAAAATTTTTCATCTGAAAAAATTACGGAATCCAATGGAACGGCATATGTACATTCCGGAAGACTGCTTAATGGACTGAAGAGTGACGGAGATACTGTTGCTATTAAGACTTCTAATGAGGCGGTGGACAGAGATCTTAACATGCTCTTGAAGTGGTCATCCAAGGATTTTGATAACTGGACAATGGCTACAGCCGAAATTATTCATGAAATGATCATGAATCAAGATATTACACAGGAAGATCTTGCCAAAAAATTTGCCATCTCACAATCCTCGGTAAGCCAGAGGTTAAAACGTGCAAATTATGACCTTATTATAGAAACTAATCAATATTTTAGAAAGAAAATTTCAGAACTGTAA
- a CDS encoding DUF3307 domain-containing protein: MIFTKLILAHLLGDFLLQPNSWVADKENRKLKSKYLYLHILIHTVLTFIFLWDLQLWWVAILVGVSHFIIDVCKLSFQNVKTKKRWFFIDQFLHVLVIVGVSFYFKEFDLKILENQDFLKVLMAVLFLTTPSSIIIKILLSSWTPVAEAQNNIQTESLTSAGKYIGILERLLVFIFILVNHWEGVGFMVAAKSVFRFSDLAQAKQRKLTEYVLVGTLLSFGMAVLTGILIK, encoded by the coding sequence ATGATTTTCACTAAACTCATATTGGCACATTTACTCGGAGATTTTCTTCTTCAGCCAAATTCATGGGTTGCTGATAAAGAAAATCGTAAGCTGAAAAGCAAATATTTATACTTACATATTCTTATTCATACTGTTTTAACTTTCATTTTCCTTTGGGATCTGCAGCTTTGGTGGGTCGCTATTTTAGTGGGAGTTTCTCATTTTATTATTGATGTATGTAAGCTAAGTTTTCAAAATGTAAAAACAAAAAAAAGATGGTTTTTTATTGATCAATTCCTTCATGTTTTGGTAATCGTTGGAGTTTCATTCTATTTTAAGGAATTCGACCTTAAAATTTTAGAAAATCAGGATTTTTTAAAAGTATTGATGGCTGTTTTATTTTTAACGACTCCATCATCTATTATCATTAAAATATTATTGTCTTCATGGACTCCGGTTGCTGAAGCACAAAACAATATACAAACCGAATCTCTTACGAGTGCCGGAAAATATATAGGGATCTTGGAACGTCTACTGGTATTCATTTTTATTTTAGTGAATCATTGGGAAGGCGTAGGTTTTATGGTTGCTGCAAAATCTGTTTTCAGATTCAGTGATCTTGCACAGGCCAAACAACGAAAGTTAACGGAGTATGTACTCGTCGGCACACTTTTAAGTTTTGGAATGGCTGTTCTAACAGGAATTTTAATTAAATAA
- the purC gene encoding phosphoribosylaminoimidazolesuccinocarboxamide synthase, whose protein sequence is MEKKEMLYEGKAKQVFATDNPDQVVVRFKDDATAFNAQKRGQVDLKGEMNNAITTLIFEYLNEKGIKTHFIKQLDEREQLVKKVSIIPLEMVVRNYSAGSMAQRLGVEEGIKSPVTIFDICYKKDELGDPLINDHHAVFLGAATYEELDEMYELTSDINEILIDLFDKMNIILVDFKIELGKTSDGEIILADEISPDTCRLWDKDTMKKLDKDRFRRDLGEVTEAYVEIYNRLKTLLGK, encoded by the coding sequence ATGGAAAAGAAAGAAATGTTGTACGAAGGTAAGGCTAAACAAGTGTTTGCTACCGATAATCCTGATCAAGTAGTAGTGCGTTTTAAAGATGATGCTACCGCTTTTAATGCTCAGAAAAGAGGACAAGTTGATCTGAAAGGCGAAATGAACAACGCGATCACTACTTTGATTTTTGAGTATTTAAATGAAAAAGGGATTAAAACTCATTTCATTAAACAATTGGACGAAAGAGAACAATTGGTAAAAAAAGTATCCATTATTCCTTTAGAAATGGTTGTAAGAAACTATTCTGCAGGAAGTATGGCTCAAAGATTAGGGGTAGAAGAAGGAATAAAATCTCCGGTAACTATTTTTGACATCTGTTATAAGAAGGATGAATTAGGAGATCCACTAATCAATGATCACCATGCTGTTTTCTTAGGTGCAGCTACTTATGAAGAACTTGATGAGATGTATGAGTTAACTTCAGATATCAACGAAATTTTGATCGATCTATTTGATAAGATGAATATCATCCTTGTAGATTTCAAAATCGAGTTAGGTAAAACTTCAGATGGTGAGATCATCTTAGCCGATGAAATTTCTCCAGATACTTGTAGATTATGGGATAAGGACACTATGAAGAAATTGGATAAAGACCGTTTCCGTAGAGACTTAGGAGAAGTAACTGAAGCGTACGTTGAAATTTATAACAGATTGAAAACTTTACTAGGTAAATAA